One region of Algihabitans albus genomic DNA includes:
- a CDS encoding MarR family winged helix-turn-helix transcriptional regulator — translation MSESVKKPSRRKPQRPVLHPDESIGYLLRDTYRYFQRLLQARIETCGITMGHWFFLRVLWEQDGLTQAELSKRAGIMTPRTVTALNDLEKRRLVERRPHPSDKRKYNVFLTREGRALERQLLPYAIEVNRMAAASLEPAEVVSLRHSLKVIREELRRKIEDERR, via the coding sequence ATGAGCGAGTCCGTAAAGAAGCCGTCCCGTCGGAAACCGCAGCGGCCGGTTCTCCACCCGGACGAGAGCATCGGATACCTGCTGCGCGATACCTACCGCTATTTTCAGCGGTTGTTGCAGGCGCGGATCGAGACCTGCGGCATCACCATGGGGCACTGGTTTTTCCTGCGCGTTCTCTGGGAACAGGACGGTCTGACCCAGGCGGAGCTGTCGAAACGGGCGGGCATCATGACGCCGCGGACGGTGACGGCCCTGAACGACCTGGAAAAACGGCGCCTTGTCGAACGCCGGCCACATCCGTCGGATAAGCGCAAGTACAACGTTTTTCTGACCCGCGAGGGGCGTGCGCTGGAACGTCAGCTGCTGCCCTACGCGATCGAGGTCAACCGGATGGCCGCCGCCAGCCTGGAGCCGGCCGAAGTCGTCTCCCTGCGCCACTCCCTGAAGGTCATCCGGGAGGAGCTGCGCCGGAAGATCGAGGATGAGCGCCGCTGA
- a CDS encoding aromatic ring-hydroxylating dioxygenase subunit alpha — protein MDEMAPSAGERRWSEEGYSRVPYWLYTDQDIYDREQRLIFQGPFWSYVALSAELAEPGDFKRTFIGDRSVVIVRDAAGEIRGFENRCAHRGVQFCRTHRGKAKDFMCPYHQWTYDLQGNLIGVPFRRGVKRQGGMPEDFDPKNHGLRKLRTAERHGVVFASFDPAVPSLEEYLGAAMLGYFDRVFDGRELKVLGYQRQRTPANWKLMFENIKDPYHASLLHVFLVTFGLFRADNDSSVEMDASGRHAVLVSRKGEQKKSEDLSDMKSFRETLQLNDPRLLDPVREFPGTATVVMQTLWPNLIVQQQSNTLAIRQLVTRGPNAFDLIWTYFAYEDDEEAMVTRRLRQANLMGPAGYVSLDDSEVMEFSQVGIAQAPQASGVIEMGGHDTEDTSHMVTESAIRAFYKYYRQIMGV, from the coding sequence ATGGATGAGATGGCACCTTCGGCAGGGGAGCGCCGGTGGTCGGAGGAAGGGTACAGTCGCGTGCCCTACTGGCTCTACACCGATCAAGATATCTACGACCGCGAGCAGCGCCTGATCTTCCAAGGCCCCTTCTGGAGCTACGTCGCGCTCTCGGCGGAGTTGGCCGAGCCCGGGGACTTCAAGCGCACCTTCATCGGCGATCGCTCGGTGGTGATCGTGCGCGACGCGGCCGGAGAGATTCGCGGTTTCGAGAATCGCTGCGCCCACCGCGGCGTGCAGTTCTGCCGCACCCATCGGGGCAAGGCGAAGGACTTCATGTGCCCCTACCACCAGTGGACCTACGACCTGCAGGGCAACCTGATCGGCGTTCCGTTCCGCCGCGGCGTCAAACGCCAGGGTGGAATGCCGGAGGACTTCGACCCGAAGAACCACGGCCTGCGCAAGCTGCGCACGGCCGAGCGTCACGGGGTCGTCTTCGCCAGCTTCGATCCGGCCGTACCTTCGTTGGAGGAATACCTGGGGGCGGCGATGCTGGGCTACTTCGACCGCGTCTTCGACGGCCGCGAGCTGAAGGTGCTGGGCTACCAGCGTCAGCGGACGCCGGCGAACTGGAAGCTGATGTTCGAGAACATCAAGGATCCCTATCACGCCAGCCTGTTGCATGTTTTTCTGGTCACCTTCGGTCTCTTCCGGGCGGACAACGACTCGAGCGTCGAGATGGACGCCAGCGGCCGGCACGCCGTTCTGGTCTCCCGCAAGGGCGAGCAGAAGAAGTCCGAAGACCTGTCGGACATGAAGAGCTTTCGCGAAACCCTTCAGCTCAACGACCCGCGGCTGCTCGATCCGGTGCGCGAGTTCCCCGGCACGGCGACGGTGGTCATGCAAACCCTCTGGCCCAACCTGATCGTGCAGCAGCAGTCGAACACGCTGGCGATACGCCAGCTCGTGACACGCGGCCCGAACGCCTTCGACCTGATCTGGACCTACTTCGCCTATGAGGACGACGAAGAGGCGATGGTCACCCGCCGTTTGCGCCAGGCGAATCTGATGGGCCCGGCCGGTTACGTCTCGCTCGACGACAGCGAGGTCATGGAGTTCTCCCAGGTCGGCATCGCCCAGGCACCGCAAGCCAGCGGCGTCATCGAGATGGGCGGGCATGACACGGAGGACACGTCGCACATGGTGACCGAAAGCGCGATCCGCGCCTTCTACAAGTACTACCGACAAATCATGGGGGTCTAG
- a CDS encoding aromatic-ring-hydroxylating dioxygenase subunit beta has protein sequence MDPATQLRALPDDLALRIAVEDFYARYVEIADDPQRLEVWPDLFTEDGQYRVLPQENWQQGWPLALVRAESRGMLKDRVSAAQGINTYTPRVMRHLVSNIRCSGGSEGEIETKACFAVFETMIDEPSRVFATGLYRDRLVEETDGVLRLREHIVVLDNDLVPNSIVYPL, from the coding sequence ATGGATCCTGCCACCCAACTACGCGCCCTGCCCGACGATCTGGCTCTGCGGATCGCGGTCGAGGACTTCTACGCCCGCTACGTTGAAATCGCCGACGATCCGCAGCGCCTCGAGGTCTGGCCGGACCTCTTCACCGAAGACGGACAGTATCGCGTGCTGCCGCAGGAGAACTGGCAGCAGGGCTGGCCCCTGGCGCTAGTCCGTGCCGAAAGCCGCGGCATGCTGAAGGATCGGGTCTCGGCGGCGCAAGGCATCAACACCTACACACCGCGCGTGATGCGCCACCTGGTCTCCAACATCCGCTGCAGCGGCGGCAGCGAAGGCGAGATCGAGACAAAAGCCTGCTTCGCCGTGTTCGAAACAATGATCGACGAGCCCAGCCGGGTCTTCGCGACCGGTCTTTACCGCGACCGGCTGGTCGAAGAAACCGATGGCGTCCTGCGGTTGCGCGAGCATATCGTCGTGCTGGACAACGATCTGGTCCCCAACAGTATCGTCTATCCACTCTGA
- a CDS encoding sulfite exporter TauE/SafE family protein yields MTAVLELSTATLAWCFAALLLGGTVKGTIGIGLPLVSVPLLAMQLPVPTAIAVLGLPVLISNLVQMNVGGGLRPAVARFWPLLAALVCGILIGAHLLAAIDERRLSLFLGCLVIVFALLNLVGGRLTIPLSAERWIGPPLGFAAGVLGGLSSFFGPPVVMYFVALKMPKTSFVSAIALIYFAGTLPLYAAMAWLSLFGLPEVALSALALLPVGVGLWIGQHLRQRLPQDLFSRLVLVLLTVIGATLIWRAL; encoded by the coding sequence ATGACCGCTGTACTTGAGCTGTCGACGGCGACACTGGCCTGGTGCTTCGCGGCCCTCCTGCTCGGCGGTACCGTCAAGGGGACTATCGGCATCGGGCTGCCGTTGGTCTCGGTACCGCTGTTGGCGATGCAGCTTCCGGTCCCGACCGCGATCGCGGTCCTCGGCCTGCCGGTGCTGATCAGCAACCTTGTGCAGATGAACGTCGGAGGCGGCCTGCGCCCCGCCGTGGCCCGCTTCTGGCCGCTCCTGGCAGCGCTTGTCTGCGGCATCCTGATCGGGGCGCATCTCCTGGCCGCCATCGACGAACGGCGCCTGTCCCTGTTCCTGGGCTGCCTGGTTATCGTCTTCGCGCTGCTCAACCTGGTCGGCGGTCGCCTGACCATTCCCCTCTCGGCCGAACGATGGATCGGGCCGCCACTGGGCTTCGCCGCCGGCGTGTTGGGTGGGCTGTCGTCCTTCTTCGGCCCGCCGGTGGTGATGTACTTCGTCGCCCTGAAAATGCCTAAGACCAGCTTTGTCTCGGCGATCGCGCTGATCTACTTCGCCGGCACCCTGCCGCTCTATGCGGCGATGGCCTGGCTCAGCCTCTTCGGCCTGCCTGAGGTGGCTCTGTCGGCGCTGGCGCTGCTCCCTGTCGGCGTCGGTCTCTGGATCGGACAGCATCTGCGCCAGCGGCTGCCGCAGGACCTCTTCAGCCGCCTGGTTCTGGTCCTCCTGACGGTGATCGGCGCAACGCTGATCTGGCGCGCGCTGTGA